One segment of Meriones unguiculatus strain TT.TT164.6M chromosome X, Bangor_MerUng_6.1, whole genome shotgun sequence DNA contains the following:
- the LOC132649907 gene encoding PWWP domain-containing DNA repair factor 4-like: MNSAEYVLCGWKGQLWPARVLSRPRTSAHSKRRGAPFLEVQILPMGEKTRVRSTKARPLTKSEIVNLASMAGQESQGNGSPKQTRAYRRALKVALDILGEGGCLQGGRKGGQRTSTRTAPQKVPKEQANSKRRPRFRLRVRLCFQKQNQKGQELSQRSPGKQGQPLGPALPMGSQKVPTVKGGKAQAHTAVGPPHFEMKQNVLRGLRVRLRHPTPEGNSGGNAWRKKLKTSKPTSLTAPASTQSVQAKKEQQVASGSLRCIWSSPKALKQQARFADIHTQATGVQRKTAIPENKEDHGPGTLKPAANWASAACMPPVQRLRRYFRIASRKRKIHVPSPHCRVPEQEPCAHSKVTKTRFKNRGSNIQEAGQAAKVASAQQQNTIERGMLVWFKFQDLPFWPAVVKSVSQNDKMARVLLMEANMQFEHKGVCVPLQKLKHLDCGEKISLIRRASRVYSQGISWCLTVIDHYREGLASGAYLGSFMDYYTAQVSYPLRRAVQQGDLHIDFPKVSYVDLEDWEEETAPGGKGPLKKLLPDRMRAAWDRANQKLVDFIVKRKGADQHLREIVQGRKPSRWVDNLWKSRGEVVCIETYLEDDDQLHLVARHLQEICKEADEALLSLTRGDKVRFTMEVLLPEAIICSIAALDELSYKEAEEKYLHGPPVHYREKELFEKNLLKAARKRSAASTWAARAPHAPIP; this comes from the coding sequence ATGAACTCTGCAGAGTATGTGCTGTGTGGCTGGAAGGGTCAGCTGTGGCCTGCAAGGGTGTTGTCCAGACCCAGGACATCAGCCCATAGTAAGAGGAGAGGGGCACCTTTCCTGGAGGTGCAAATCTTGCCTATGGGGGAGAAGACAAGAGTGAGGAGCACCAAAGCAAGGCCACTAACCAAGTCTGAAATTGTGAACCTTGCCTCCATGGCAGGGCAGGAGTCACAGGGCAATGGCTCACCAAAGCAGACCAGAGCATACAGAAGAGCCCTCAAGGTGGCTCTCGATatcctgggggagggaggctgtttgCAAGGTGGAAGGAAAGGTGGCCAAAGAACCAGCACAAGAACAGCTCCTCAAAAGGTtccaaaagagcaggccaactccAAACGACGTCCTCGCTTTCGGCTGCGTGTGCGCCTGTGCTtccaaaagcaaaaccagaaaggcCAAGAGCTCTCCCAGAGGAGTCCTGGAAAGCAGGGACAACCCCTGGGTCCTGCGTTGCCAATGGGCTCACAGAAAGTGCCCACAGTGAAAGGTGGAAAAGCCCAGGCACACACTGCTGTTGGGCCTCCACACTTTGAGATGAAACAGAATGTCCTAAGAGGCCTCAGAGTACGACTACGTCACCCAACGCCTGAAGGAAATTCTGGTGGTAATGCATGGAGGAAAAAGCTGaagacctccaagcccacatctTTGACTGCCCCGGCCTCCACACAGAGTGTCCAGGCTAAGAAAGAGCAGCAGGTTGCCTCTGGGTCACTGAGGTGCATCTGGTCCTCGCCCAAAGCCCTCAAGCAACAAGCACGTTTTGCTGACATACATACCCAGGCTACTGGAGTCCAAAGGAAGACTGCCATCCCtgagaacaaggaggaccatggCCCGGGCACCCTGAAACCAGCTGCAAACTGGGCATCGGCAGCTTGCATGCCTCCAGTCCAGAGGTTGCGAAGATATTTCCGCATTGCTAGCAGGAAAAGGAAGATCCATGTGCCGAGTCCACATTGTAGGGTGCCAGAACAGGAACCTTGTGCTCACTCAAAGGTGACTAAGACCAGGTTCAAGAACCGGGGTTCCAATATTCAAGAAGCAGGCCAAGCTGCCAAGGTGGCTTCTGCCCAGCAACAGAATACCATTGAACGAGGAATGTTGGTCTGGTTCAAATTTCAAGACCTTCCTTTCTGGCCAGCAGTGGTAAAGAGTGTCAGCCAAAATGACAAGATGGCGAGGGTGCTGTTGATGGAAGCTAACATGCAGTTTGAGCACAAGGGTGTCTGTGTCCCTCTCCAGAAGTTGAAACATCTGGACTGTGGAGAAAAAATATCACTCATAAGAAGAGCCAGCAGAGTGTACAGCCAGGGCATCAGCTGGTGCCTCACAGTGATCGACCACTACAGAGAGGGCCTGGCCAGTGGCGCCTACCTGGGCTCCTTTATGGACTATTATACCGCCCAAGTCAGTTACCCGCTAAGGAGGGCCGTCCAGCAAGGAGACCTGCACATTGATTTCCCTAAGGTGAGCTATGTAGACCTGGAAGATTGGGAAGAGGAGACTGCCCCGGGTGGGAAAGGGCCCCTCAAGAAACTTCTGCCTGACCGTATGAGGGCTGCTTGGGACAGAGCCAACCAGAAGCTCGTGGACTTCATAGTGAAGAGAAAGGGGGCCGACCAGCACCTGCGGGAGATTGTGCAGGGCAGAAAACCGTCCAGGTGGGTGGACAATCTTTGGAAATCAAGGGGGGAAGTCGTCTGTATTGAGACCTACCTGGAGGATGATGACCAGTTGCATCTTGTGGCCAGGCATTTGCAAGAAATATGCAAGGAAGCAGATGAGGCTCTGCTCTCCCTGACTAGAGGAGATAAAGTGCGGTTTACCATGGAGGTTCTTCTTCCAGAAGCAATCATCTGCTCCATCGCTGCCCTGGATGAGCTCAGCTAcaaagaagcagaagagaagtaCCTGCATGGCCCACCAGTGCACTACCGTGAGAAAGAGCTCTTTGAAAAGAACCTCTTAAAGGCAGCCCGGAAGAGGTCAGCAGCCAGTACTTGGGCTGCCAGGGCCCCTCATGCACCCATTCCTTAG